One window from the genome of Diceros bicornis minor isolate mBicDic1 chromosome 1, mDicBic1.mat.cur, whole genome shotgun sequence encodes:
- the HNRNPA0 gene encoding heterogeneous nuclear ribonucleoprotein A0 encodes MENSQLCKLFIGGLNVQTSESGLRGHFEAFGTLTDCVVVVNPQTKRSRCFGFVTYSNVEEADAAMAASPHAVDGNTVELKRAVSREDSARPGAHAKVKKLFVGGLKGDVAEGDLIEHFSQFGTVEKAEIIADKQSGKKRGFGFVYFQNHDAADKAAVVKFHPIQGHRVEVKKAVPKEDIHSGGGGGGSRSSRGGRGGRGRGGGRDQNGLSKGGGGYNSYGGYGGGGGGGYNAYGGGGGGSSYGGSDYGNGFGGFGSYSQHQSSYGPMKSGGGGGGGGSSWGGRSNSGPYRGGYGGGGGYGGSSF; translated from the coding sequence ATGGAGAATTCCCAGTTGTGTAAGCTGTTCATCGGCGGCCTCAACGTGCAGACGAGTGAGTCGGGCCTGCGCGGCCACTTTGAGGCCTTCGGGACTCTGACGGACTGCGTGGTGGTGGTGAACCCCCAGACCAAGCGCTCCCGTTGCTTCGGCTTCGTGACCTACTCCAATGTGGAGGAGGCCGACGCCGCCATGGCCGCCTCGCCCCACGCCGTGGACGGCAACACGGTGGAGCTGAAGCGGGCGGTGTCCCGGGAGGATTCGGCGCGGCCCGGTGCCCACGCCAAGGTTAAGAAGCTCTTTGTCGGGGGCCTTAAGGGAGACGTGGCCGAGGGCGACCTGATCGAGCACTTCTCGCAGTTCGGCACCGTGGAGAAAGCCGAGATCATTGCCGACAAGCAGTCCGGCAAGAAGCGCGGCTTCGGCTTCGTGTATTTTCAGAATCACGACGCGGCAGACAAGGCCGCGGTGGTCAAGTTCCACCCGATCCAGGGTCATCGCGTGGAGGTGAAGAAGGCCGTGCCCAAGGAGGATATCCACTCCGGAGGGGGCGGAGGCGGCTCCCGGTCCTCCCGGGGCGGCCGAGGCGGCCGGGGGCGCGGCGGTGGTCGAGACCAGAACGGCCTGTCGAAGGGCGGCGGCGGCTACAACAGCTACGGTGGttacggcggcggcggcggcggcggctacaATGCCtacggaggcggcggcggcgggtcGTCCTACGGTGGAAGCGATTACGGTAACGGCTTCGGCGGCTTCGGCAGCTACAGCCAGCACCAGTCCTCCTACGGGCCCATGAagagtggcggcggcggcggcggcggcggcagcagctggGGCGGTCGCAGTAACAGTGGACCTTACAGAGGCGGCTATGGCGGTGGGGGTGGCTATGGAGGCAGCTCCttctaa